The Gammaproteobacteria bacterium genome has a segment encoding these proteins:
- a CDS encoding putative 2OG-Fe(II) oxygenase, with translation MTAHRAGRLADADSLYRRALEADPRNARAARLRGILAREQGALAPSARYLARAVELAPDDPEPRAELALTCMAAGDLDGAEQALRAALDRVADHGKSLANLGALLQYRGRLGAAIECHERALALAPHDVEVRCNLVRALAEAGRAVEALALCEAGLVAAPGLPALLAASGAVYLDLGDFDAAAHALEGAVVRFPDDDLAWVNLAYVRVRRGEHGRAVEALRAALRANPDGARATADLVNLLAGTGGVSEALALAADFLAAHPGERHVLAAQAYALRDAGREAESAALLDLEQFIRVDEPAPPAGFATAAQFHAHLCRLVESDASLTPGPPGKATRGGFQTGELDLTSDPALAAFGCLIGGAVRDAAAAFAAAGLGAHPLMAYAAPEWSLRVWGTVLEAGGHQAAHIHPLGWLSGVYYLQVPADMDPQGVQAGSIEFGAPPERFLVSRPPTVRRIAPRPGRLVLFPSYFYHRTLPFAVRERRISIAFDVVPRAAGW, from the coding sequence ATGACGGCGCATCGCGCCGGCCGGCTGGCCGACGCCGATTCGCTGTACCGGCGCGCGCTCGAGGCCGACCCGCGCAACGCCCGCGCCGCGCGCTTGCGCGGCATCCTCGCCCGCGAGCAGGGCGCGCTGGCACCTTCGGCGCGCTACCTCGCGCGTGCCGTCGAGCTTGCGCCCGACGACCCGGAGCCGCGCGCGGAACTCGCGCTGACCTGCATGGCGGCGGGTGATCTGGACGGCGCCGAGCAGGCGCTGCGCGCGGCCCTCGACCGCGTCGCCGATCACGGCAAATCGCTGGCGAACCTCGGCGCGTTGCTGCAGTACCGGGGCCGGCTTGGCGCGGCGATCGAGTGCCACGAGCGCGCGCTCGCGCTCGCGCCGCACGATGTCGAGGTGCGCTGCAATCTCGTGCGAGCGCTCGCCGAGGCCGGCCGCGCCGTCGAGGCGCTCGCGCTGTGCGAGGCCGGGCTCGTGGCCGCGCCGGGCCTGCCGGCGCTACTCGCGGCGAGCGGCGCGGTGTATCTCGACCTCGGCGACTTCGACGCCGCGGCACACGCGCTCGAGGGCGCGGTGGTGCGCTTCCCGGACGACGACCTGGCCTGGGTGAATCTCGCCTATGTGCGGGTGCGTCGCGGTGAGCACGGCCGCGCCGTCGAGGCGCTGCGCGCGGCGCTCCGGGCAAATCCCGACGGCGCCCGTGCCACGGCCGATCTCGTCAACCTGCTCGCCGGCACGGGCGGAGTGAGCGAGGCGCTGGCGCTTGCTGCCGATTTTCTCGCGGCCCATCCCGGCGAGCGCCACGTGCTCGCCGCGCAGGCCTATGCGCTGCGTGATGCCGGGCGGGAGGCGGAGTCCGCGGCACTGCTCGACCTCGAGCAGTTCATCCGCGTCGACGAGCCTGCGCCGCCGGCCGGCTTCGCGACCGCGGCGCAGTTCCACGCGCACCTGTGCCGGCTGGTCGAGTCGGATGCCTCGCTCACGCCCGGGCCGCCGGGAAAGGCCACCCGTGGCGGCTTTCAGACCGGTGAACTCGACCTCACCAGCGATCCGGCGCTCGCCGCCTTCGGGTGCCTGATCGGCGGGGCGGTGCGCGATGCAGCGGCGGCGTTCGCGGCGGCCGGCCTCGGCGCGCATCCGCTGATGGCCTATGCCGCGCCGGAGTGGTCGCTGCGCGTATGGGGCACGGTGCTCGAGGCCGGCGGGCACCAGGCGGCGCATATCCATCCGCTCGGCTGGCTCTCGGGCGTGTATTACCTGCAGGTGCCCGCCGACATGGACCCGCAGGGCGTGCAGGCGGGCTCGATCGAGTTCGGCGCGCCGCCGGAGCGCTTCCTCGTCAGCCGGCCGCCCACAGTCAGGCGCATCGCACCGCGCCCCGGACGCCTCGTGCTCTTTCCCTCGTACTTCTACCACCGCACGCTGCCGTTCGCCGTGCGCGAACGGCGCATCAGCATCGCGTTCGACGTCGTGCCGCGCGCGGCGGGCTGGTAG
- a CDS encoding acyl-CoA dehydrogenase, whose product MPADRSFSWEDPFRFEEQLGDEERQVRDSVRAWAQRRLQPVVADAFEKAHFDRDVLAEMGALGVLGATIPPEYGGAGASYVAYGLIAREIERVDSGYRSALSVQSSLVMHPIHAYGSEAQRRRYLPKLASGEWVGCFGLTEPDFGSDAGGLRTRAEKVADGYRLTGSKLWISHSPVADVFVVWAKSDAHDGAIRGFIVEKGAKGLSAAKIEGKLSLRASITGDVGLDGVVVPEEQHLPGANGLSGPFGCLNRARYGIAWGVMGAAEFCWHAAREYTLGRKQFGRPLAATQLIQKKLADMQTEIALGLQAALRVGRLIDTGRLMPEAISLIKRNNCGKALDIARMARDMHGGNGITGEYHVMRHLMNLETVNTYEGTHDVHALILGRAQTGIQAFY is encoded by the coding sequence ATGCCAGCTGACCGGTCTTTTTCCTGGGAGGATCCGTTCCGCTTCGAGGAGCAGCTCGGCGACGAGGAGCGGCAGGTGCGCGACTCGGTGCGCGCCTGGGCGCAGCGACGCCTGCAACCGGTGGTGGCGGACGCCTTCGAGAAGGCGCACTTCGACCGCGACGTGCTGGCCGAGATGGGCGCGCTCGGGGTGCTCGGCGCGACCATCCCGCCGGAGTACGGTGGAGCGGGGGCCTCTTACGTGGCCTACGGCCTGATCGCCCGCGAAATTGAGCGCGTGGACTCGGGCTACCGCTCGGCGTTGAGCGTGCAGTCCTCACTCGTGATGCACCCGATCCACGCTTACGGCAGCGAGGCGCAGCGGCGCCGTTACCTGCCGAAGCTCGCCAGCGGCGAGTGGGTCGGCTGCTTCGGCCTGACGGAGCCTGATTTCGGTTCGGATGCCGGCGGGCTGCGCACGCGCGCCGAGAAAGTCGCCGACGGCTACCGGCTCACCGGCTCGAAACTGTGGATCAGCCACTCACCGGTCGCCGACGTCTTCGTCGTCTGGGCGAAATCCGACGCCCACGACGGCGCGATCCGCGGCTTCATCGTCGAGAAGGGCGCGAAGGGGCTCAGCGCGGCGAAGATCGAGGGCAAGCTCTCGCTGCGCGCCTCCATCACGGGTGACGTCGGTCTCGACGGTGTGGTGGTTCCCGAAGAGCAGCATCTGCCCGGCGCCAACGGTCTGTCCGGCCCGTTCGGCTGCCTCAACCGCGCCCGCTACGGCATCGCCTGGGGCGTGATGGGTGCGGCGGAGTTCTGCTGGCACGCCGCGCGCGAGTACACGCTCGGCCGCAAGCAGTTCGGCCGGCCGCTCGCGGCGACACAACTCATCCAGAAGAAACTCGCCGACATGCAGACCGAGATCGCGCTCGGCCTGCAGGCAGCGCTGCGCGTCGGCCGGCTGATCGACACGGGCAGGCTGATGCCGGAGGCGATCTCGCTCATAAAGCGCAACAACTGCGGCAAGGCGCTCGACATCGCGCGCATGGCGCGCGACATGCACGGCGGCAACGGCATCACCGGCGAGTACCACGTGATGCGGCACCTCATGAACCTCGAAACGGTCAACACCTACGAGGGCACGCATGACGTGCACGCCTTGATTCTCGGGCGCGCGCAGACCGGCATACAGGCTTTCTACTGA
- a CDS encoding nuclear transport factor 2 family protein, whose protein sequence is MPPRKIQQRIEPTLESGPARAQPAKVAPGDVEAEVRAVIHATAEAWNSQDFACVLALWDPDEPTPFYLAEEQPDWFIGWEKLRAYLDPPKPSPAVQGIREEMRDIHVKRIGPDLAIAAWWMHFEMKIIGRPPIGEDVRVSAVLRRTAGGWRYIHWAESPMTGVMYMHRLMERDVDQEKFKVVLERNRKLRQPPR, encoded by the coding sequence ATGCCGCCAAGGAAGATCCAGCAGCGTATCGAGCCCACCCTCGAGTCGGGCCCTGCGCGGGCGCAGCCCGCGAAAGTCGCGCCGGGCGACGTCGAGGCCGAAGTGAGGGCCGTGATCCACGCCACCGCGGAGGCGTGGAACTCCCAGGACTTTGCCTGTGTGCTCGCGCTCTGGGACCCGGACGAACCCACTCCTTTTTATCTGGCCGAGGAGCAGCCGGACTGGTTCATCGGCTGGGAGAAGCTGCGCGCCTACCTCGACCCGCCCAAGCCGAGCCCCGCAGTGCAGGGCATCCGCGAGGAGATGCGCGATATCCACGTCAAGCGCATCGGGCCGGACCTCGCCATTGCGGCCTGGTGGATGCACTTCGAGATGAAGATCATCGGCCGGCCGCCGATCGGCGAGGACGTGCGGGTCAGCGCGGTGCTGCGCCGGACCGCGGGCGGCTGGCGCTACATCCACTGGGCCGAGTCGCCCATGACCGGCGTGATGTACATGCACCGACTCATGGAGCGCGATGTCGACCAGGAAAAATTCAAGGTGGTGCTCGAGCGCAATCGCAAGCTGCGCCAGCCGCCGCGCTGA